GAAAATACCTAACGAGGAACACATATATTGATTTTCCTTGCCCGGAGCCCTGGAGACTGAGATTTAcaagaagaagatagaaacaAGTCTTATCTTCATTTCTATGCTTACAATAATATGGACAAAAAAAAGTCAGCAAAACCATACTAACAttgaaacccccccccccccctctctctctctctctctctcagaaagGAGTACGAGGATGACCCCAAAAAACATCGTGGGGTATCTGACCATTCGGTAGTGGATTCGGAGGTAGATTGTACATAGGCATTGAAGCTGCTGCTGGTTCACTCAAACCTTGACATGCTGAATTTCCGGAAGTACCCGAATTGACCCCTGATTGTTGTTGCACTTGCATTGCCTGATCCCCAGCAGCCAGCTCATCCTCTAGTGGCAATCTCTCATACGTTGCATTCGTAAACGTCGCAGCAATAACCATAACCGGGCCCGACGCCGCCAGCGCGCCCACCACAGTCCCACCAACAATCTGCCCCTGCCCGCCAGCTAAATACAAGGTTAGCCCAGAAGCCCCAGGTGGCGATGGGGCTGGCAAGAAGGCTCCCGATAGGGACAATATCTCAAATCTTCCATGCAGCGAGATCAACCCGCTCGGTGCAGCAGGTTGCCTGAGAGTAACGTTGGTAACAATGCCACTACCACTGAGAACCGAGACCCCTCGATGCCGTCTATTGGCGAACGACGCAATGCAATCGGAAATATCGCTGCCACTACTGATTTCCAACACATGACTTC
This window of the Juglans regia cultivar Chandler chromosome 12, Walnut 2.0, whole genome shotgun sequence genome carries:
- the LOC108983345 gene encoding AT-hook motif nuclear-localized protein 15-like; this translates as MANRWWAGNVATTGVDPMSSALSLDLRNPEDDNGGLNRLGPRREQEFMDGNITNNNNSNANTTPTKSSTSNAAPQKQNIEEEDIRDNEREAEDPNTGAQQSVEPGSSGRRPRGRPPGSKNKPKPPIVIAKESPNVLRSHVLEISSGSDISDCIASFANRRHRGVSVLSGSGIVTNVTLRQPAAPSGLISLHGRFEILSLSGAFLPAPSPPGASGLTLYLAGGQGQIVGGTVVGALAASGPVMVIAATFTNATYERLPLEDELAAGDQAMQVQQQSGVNSGTSGNSACQGLSEPAAASMPMYNLPPNPLPNGQIPHDVFWGHPRTPF